The proteins below are encoded in one region of Hordeum vulgare subsp. vulgare chromosome 3H, MorexV3_pseudomolecules_assembly, whole genome shotgun sequence:
- the LOC123444747 gene encoding EKC/KEOPS complex subunit bud32 isoform X1 gives MDISQEQQQDFGVLLKQGAEGRVFVSTFVGRKCVIKERFSKKYRHPLLDSKLTLKRLNAEARCMTKARRLGVPTPVLYAVDPLPHTLTFEYVDGLCVKDILIGFGSNGINEERLNDIATQIGNAVGKLHDGGLVHGDLTTSNMMIKSSTNQLVLIDFGLSFTSTIPEDKAVDLYVLERALISMHSSCGDVMEKILAAYRKASRQWCATTNKLAQVRQRGRKRTMVG, from the exons ATGGACATATCTCAGGAGCAACAACAAGATTTTGGTGTGCTACTAAAGCAGGGGGCTGAAGGA AGGGTATTTGTTTCCACATTTGTTGGACGAAAATGCGTAATCAAAGAGCGCTTTTCAAAGAAGTACCGACACCCATTGCTGGACTCAAAGCTGACTCTAAAGCGCTTAAATGCT GAAGCTAGATGCATGACAAAAGCAAGACGGCTTGGTGTACCTACACCAGTTCTGTATGCTGTGGACCCTCTTCCACATACATTAACCTTTGAGTATGTGGATGGCTTGTGCGTCAAAGATATTCTTATTGGATTTGGGTCAAATGGGATAAATGAAGAACGTCTTAATGACATTGCCACACAGATAGGGAATGCAGTTGGCAAACTACACGACGGAGGtcttgttcatggtgatttgaCAACttcaaatatgatgatcaagagcaGCACCAATCAACTG GTGCTTATTGATTTTGGTCTGAGCTTTACATCAACTATTCCCGAGGACAAGGCAGTGGACCTATATGTTCTTGAGAGAGCCTTGATTTCAATGCATTCTTCATGTGGTGATGTG ATGGAGAAGATCCTCGCAGCGTACCGAAAAGCTTCAAggcagtggtgcgccactacgaaCAAGCTAGCTCAAG TCAGGCAACGGGGCAGAAAGCGAACAATGGTCGGGTAA
- the LOC123440442 gene encoding DNA repair RAD52-like protein 1, mitochondrial, whose protein sequence is MAPGALARLVIGRRAASPLLARPFAAKARASQRPKEPEPLSEEDDDFTSGGEAAPIPTEGISKPLAGILKELGKKVPESLLKTRLEDNGFALKYIPWHLANKVLNAHAPEWSGEVRNIVYSSDGKSVSVVYRVTLYGTDAEIYREATGTASVEDKGYGDPVQKAEGMAFRRACARLGLGLHLYHEDMS, encoded by the exons ATGGCTCCCGGTGCCCTAGCCCGCCTCGTCATCGGCCGCCGCGCAGCGTCCCCGCTCCTGGCGCGCCCCTTCGCCGCGAAGGCCCGCGCGTCGCAGCGGCCGAAGGAGCCGGAGCCCCTgtcggaggaggacgacgacttcACCAGCGGCGGGGAAGCCGCCCCCATCCCCACCGAGGGCATCAGCAAGCCGCTCGCCGGTATCCTCAAGGAGCTCGGGAAGAAGGTTCCCGAGTCCCTCCTGAAGACGCGTCTCGAGGACAACGGATTCGCCCTCAAGTACATCCCATG GCACCTTGCTAACAAAGTCCTGAATGCACACGCTCCAG AATGGTCTGGGGAGGTTCGCAACATTGTCTACTCATCTGATGGGAAATCTGTATCTGTTGTCTATCGTGTGACCCTCTATGGAACTGATGCAGAG ATCTACAGAGAGGCTACTGGAACTGCTTCTGTTGAGGATAAAGGCTATGGAGATCCCGTTCAGAAGGCTGAAGGAATGGCTTTTCGCCGAGCTTGTGCCCGCCTTGGTCTTGGACTtcatctctatcatgaagatatgTCATAG